One genomic region from Alteromonas pelagimontana encodes:
- the aroA gene encoding 3-phosphoshikimate 1-carboxyvinyltransferase, which translates to MNHLDQLTLSPVKAVYGEVNVPGSKSLSNRALLLAALAEGETVLTNLLDSDDIRHMLNALSALGVQYELDASRTVCKVTGVGGAFAVAEPLTLFLGNAGTAMRPLCAALAASRVNVSLTGEPRMEERPIGDLVDALNQAGATISYTKNVGYPPLRITGSPLAGGEVEVDGSVSSQFLTALLMAAPLFNENTHIVIKGELVSKPYIDITLDTMARFGVKVVNHGYASFEVKAGQKYISPGNFMVEGDASSASYFLAAGAIKGGTVKVTGIGKNSIQGDIRFADVLQAMGASISWHEEYVEVTGAPLRGVDMDMNHIPDAAMTIATTALFAQGPTTIRNIYNWRVKETDRLHAMATELKKLGASVEEGKDYITVSPNTTLNHVEIDTYNDHRIAMCFSLVSLSQTAVTINDPGCTAKTFPDYFTRFATICH; encoded by the coding sequence ATGAACCATCTTGACCAATTGACACTTTCACCAGTGAAAGCAGTCTACGGCGAAGTCAATGTGCCGGGTTCAAAAAGCTTATCTAACCGCGCGTTATTGCTTGCAGCATTGGCAGAGGGTGAAACGGTATTAACTAATTTACTTGACAGTGATGACATTCGGCATATGTTAAACGCACTGTCGGCGCTGGGCGTTCAGTATGAGCTGGATGCCTCTCGTACAGTGTGTAAAGTGACGGGAGTGGGAGGGGCCTTTGCGGTTGCCGAGCCGCTAACTCTATTTCTTGGAAATGCAGGCACCGCCATGCGACCTTTATGTGCAGCCCTTGCCGCCAGTCGAGTGAATGTAAGTCTGACCGGCGAACCCAGAATGGAAGAGCGTCCAATTGGCGATTTGGTCGATGCACTGAACCAAGCCGGTGCTACAATTTCCTACACCAAAAATGTCGGATATCCGCCGCTACGTATCACAGGTAGCCCCCTCGCTGGTGGAGAAGTTGAAGTTGACGGCAGTGTATCCAGCCAATTCTTAACCGCGTTGTTAATGGCTGCGCCTTTGTTTAACGAAAATACTCATATTGTCATTAAAGGAGAATTGGTTTCAAAGCCTTATATAGACATTACGCTTGATACCATGGCTCGCTTCGGGGTGAAGGTGGTGAATCATGGGTATGCGTCTTTTGAAGTCAAAGCCGGGCAAAAATATATCTCTCCTGGTAATTTTATGGTGGAAGGGGATGCATCGTCGGCTTCTTACTTTCTTGCTGCTGGTGCCATCAAAGGCGGCACGGTTAAAGTGACAGGAATTGGGAAAAATAGTATTCAGGGCGATATCCGCTTCGCTGATGTACTGCAAGCAATGGGAGCCTCTATTTCCTGGCACGAAGAATACGTTGAAGTTACGGGAGCTCCGCTGCGGGGCGTTGATATGGATATGAATCATATTCCAGACGCCGCTATGACAATCGCCACCACGGCCTTGTTTGCACAAGGGCCTACTACTATCCGCAATATTTATAACTGGCGAGTAAAAGAGACGGATCGTCTTCACGCCATGGCAACAGAATTAAAAAAATTAGGGGCATCAGTAGAAGAGGGTAAAGATTATATTACAGTCTCACCCAACACAACGTTAAACCATGTGGAAATTGATACGTATAACGATCACCGCATTGCGATGTGCTTTTCACTTGTGAGCCTGAGTCAAACTGCAGTGACTATCAATGATCCAGGTTGTACAGCGAAAACGTTTCCAGACTATTTCACCCGCTTTGCGACCATTTGTCATTAA
- the serC gene encoding 3-phosphoserine/phosphohydroxythreonine transaminase, whose product MKNVFNFSAGPAMLPAEVMAQAQSEFVNWQNSGTSVMEVSHRGSNFIEVAKQAETDLRELLAVPDDYHVLFMHGGGRGQFAAVPLNLSRADEKSLHIVSGSWSKGAVEEAHKYNNAQVIGDVAVKDGLTYIACPDASDIDQQAAYLHFCPNETVDGVAYDWLPESGRVPLVADLSSTILSQPLDVSRYGVIYAGAQKNIGPSGLSVAIVRKDLAGKARSVTPSIFDYGLLAESDSMYNTPPTFSWYLAGLVFKWLKEQGGVEAMAAKNAEKAALLYQAIDTSEFYRNTIHPDCRSKMNVPFQLADDNLDAVFLRESEAAGLMALKGHRSVGGMRASIYNAMPVEGVKTLVAFMSEFERKYG is encoded by the coding sequence ATGAAAAACGTATTCAACTTTAGCGCTGGTCCAGCAATGTTGCCAGCTGAGGTCATGGCGCAAGCCCAAAGCGAATTTGTAAACTGGCAGAACAGTGGCACTTCCGTTATGGAAGTCAGTCACCGTGGCAGTAATTTTATTGAAGTGGCAAAGCAAGCCGAAACGGATTTGCGTGAACTTCTGGCTGTACCGGACGACTACCATGTGCTGTTTATGCACGGTGGAGGCCGAGGTCAATTTGCAGCGGTGCCGCTGAATCTATCTCGAGCAGATGAAAAATCCCTGCATATTGTTTCCGGCTCCTGGTCGAAAGGGGCTGTAGAAGAAGCCCACAAATATAATAATGCACAAGTCATTGGTGACGTGGCAGTAAAAGACGGTTTGACTTACATTGCCTGTCCTGATGCTTCTGATATTGATCAACAAGCCGCTTATCTGCATTTTTGCCCGAACGAAACGGTAGATGGTGTTGCTTATGACTGGTTACCTGAAAGCGGGCGCGTTCCCCTGGTGGCAGATTTGTCATCAACAATTTTGTCTCAGCCTCTGGATGTAAGCCGATATGGAGTGATATACGCAGGAGCACAAAAAAACATTGGGCCATCCGGTCTTTCGGTTGCCATAGTGAGAAAGGATTTAGCTGGAAAAGCGCGTAGCGTGACACCTTCTATTTTTGACTATGGCTTACTGGCGGAGTCTGACTCTATGTATAACACGCCTCCTACCTTTTCATGGTACCTGGCGGGGCTCGTGTTTAAATGGTTAAAAGAGCAGGGGGGCGTGGAAGCTATGGCGGCAAAGAATGCGGAAAAAGCAGCATTGCTTTATCAGGCCATCGATACTTCAGAATTTTATCGTAACACCATTCATCCCGATTGCCGCTCAAAAATGAATGTTCCTTTTCAACTGGCCGACGATAATTTAGACGCTGTCTTTCTTCGCGAGTCAGAGGCTGCAGGCCTGATGGCTTTGAAAGGGCACCGTTCAGTGGGCGGTATGAGAGCCAGTATCTATAATGCCATGCCTGTAGAAGGGGTGAAAACGCTGGTTGCCTTTATGAGCGAATTTGAGAGGAAATACGGATGA
- the gyrA gene encoding DNA topoisomerase (ATP-hydrolyzing) subunit A gives MTDNAKEILPVNIEEELKNSYLDYAMSVIVGRALPDVRDGLKPVHRRVLYAMNELKNDFNKPYKKSARVVGDVIGKYHPHGDSAVYDTIVRMAQPFSLRYMLVDGQGNFGSVDGDSAAAMRYTEIRMAKIAHELLADLDKETVNFVPNYDGTENIPEVLPTKVPNLLVNGSSGIAVGMATNIPPHNLTEVINGCIALIEDPDLSIDGLMEHIPGPDFPTAALISGRKGIDDAYRTGRGKIYMRAKAEIETDANGKETIIINEIPYQVNKARLIEKIAELVKEKRIEGVSALRDESDKDGMRIVVEVKRNESGEVLLNHLYANTQLQTVFGINMVALDNGQPKVFNLKETLECFILHRREVVTRRTVYELKKARDRAHILEGLAIALANIDPIIDLIKASQSPADAKKSLVAQGWELGDVAQMLERAGNDAARPEWLEPEYGIRDGKYFLTEQQAQAILDLRLHKLTGLEHEKILDEYKELLAQIAELLHILNSPERLMEVIREELEKIRDEFGDARRTEITAATHDIDIEDLIEQEDVVVTLSREGYVKYQKLSDYEAQRRGGRGKSATKMKDEDFIERLLVANTHDHILCFSTRGRLYWLKVYQLPFASRNARGRPIVNILPLEANERITAILPIKEFEEGKFVLMATANGTVKKTDLSLYSRPRSSGIIAVNLNEGDELIGVAITHGDDDIMLFSDEGKVVRFNEKARDSETGEVKIDAETGEEILALRPMGRTATGVRGIRLQDGQRVVSLIVPRSEGAILTATENGFGKRTPLADYPAKSRATQGVVSIKVSDRNGKVVGAVQVDETDEIMLISDQGTLVRTRVSEVSVVGRNTQGVRLIRTGENEKVVGLQRIEEIEEEILLDNEEGAEDTATAESAEDNLANSDDKPTTEE, from the coding sequence ATGACTGATAACGCTAAAGAAATTCTCCCCGTAAACATAGAGGAAGAGCTAAAGAACTCTTATCTCGATTACGCGATGAGCGTTATTGTTGGGCGTGCATTGCCTGATGTTCGGGATGGCTTAAAACCGGTACACAGACGTGTACTTTACGCCATGAATGAATTGAAAAATGACTTCAATAAGCCGTATAAAAAGTCGGCACGGGTAGTGGGCGACGTCATCGGTAAATATCACCCTCATGGTGATTCTGCGGTATATGACACCATTGTTCGTATGGCTCAGCCATTTTCACTTCGGTATATGCTGGTAGATGGTCAAGGCAACTTTGGTTCTGTGGATGGTGATTCTGCTGCGGCTATGCGTTATACCGAAATTCGTATGGCTAAAATTGCTCATGAATTGCTGGCTGACTTAGATAAAGAAACGGTCAACTTCGTTCCTAACTATGATGGTACTGAAAACATACCGGAAGTATTACCTACAAAGGTGCCCAACCTGTTGGTTAACGGTTCTTCAGGTATTGCCGTCGGTATGGCGACTAACATTCCGCCGCACAATCTTACTGAAGTTATTAATGGCTGTATCGCGTTAATTGAAGACCCCGATTTATCCATTGACGGCCTAATGGAACATATCCCTGGTCCAGATTTCCCTACGGCTGCGCTTATCAGTGGTAGAAAAGGTATTGATGATGCCTATCGTACCGGTCGTGGCAAAATTTACATGCGAGCCAAAGCGGAAATTGAAACCGATGCGAATGGTAAAGAAACCATCATCATCAACGAAATTCCGTATCAGGTAAACAAAGCCAGGTTGATTGAAAAAATCGCCGAACTGGTTAAAGAAAAACGCATTGAAGGTGTCTCGGCGTTACGCGATGAATCAGACAAAGACGGTATGCGTATCGTTGTTGAAGTGAAGCGTAATGAATCTGGCGAAGTTCTGTTAAACCATTTATATGCTAATACCCAGTTACAGACCGTATTCGGTATTAATATGGTGGCGCTGGATAATGGGCAACCTAAAGTATTCAATCTAAAAGAAACCCTTGAATGCTTTATCTTACACCGCCGCGAAGTGGTGACGCGACGCACCGTTTATGAACTTAAGAAGGCTCGCGATCGCGCGCATATTCTTGAAGGCCTTGCCATTGCGCTGGCAAACATTGATCCAATCATTGATTTGATTAAAGCATCCCAGAGCCCGGCAGATGCCAAGAAATCGTTAGTAGCACAAGGTTGGGAGCTTGGCGATGTCGCGCAAATGCTTGAGCGTGCTGGGAATGATGCGGCTCGTCCGGAATGGCTTGAACCGGAGTACGGCATTCGGGATGGCAAGTATTTCTTAACTGAGCAACAAGCTCAGGCTATCCTTGATTTACGTCTGCATAAGCTGACTGGCCTCGAGCATGAGAAAATTCTTGATGAATATAAAGAGCTCTTAGCCCAAATCGCAGAACTGTTACATATCCTGAACAGCCCGGAACGCTTGATGGAAGTGATCCGCGAAGAATTAGAAAAAATTCGTGATGAATTCGGCGACGCCCGTCGTACGGAAATCACGGCTGCCACACATGATATCGATATTGAAGATTTAATTGAGCAAGAAGATGTGGTGGTTACGCTTTCCCGCGAAGGCTATGTAAAATATCAAAAACTGTCCGATTATGAAGCTCAGCGACGGGGCGGACGGGGAAAATCTGCTACTAAGATGAAAGATGAAGATTTTATTGAACGTCTTCTAGTGGCAAATACTCACGATCATATTTTATGCTTTTCGACCCGCGGACGTCTTTATTGGTTAAAAGTCTATCAATTGCCGTTTGCCAGCCGCAACGCCCGTGGCCGGCCGATTGTCAATATTCTCCCGCTTGAAGCCAATGAGCGCATAACCGCCATTTTGCCGATTAAAGAGTTTGAAGAAGGTAAATTCGTGTTAATGGCGACAGCCAACGGAACCGTGAAAAAAACCGACTTGAGCCTCTATTCTCGTCCCCGTTCAAGCGGTATTATTGCCGTCAACCTGAATGAGGGTGACGAACTGATAGGTGTGGCTATCACACACGGCGACGATGACATCATGCTGTTCTCTGATGAAGGCAAAGTGGTGCGGTTTAATGAAAAAGCCCGCGACTCAGAAACCGGTGAAGTGAAAATTGATGCAGAAACTGGTGAAGAGATTCTGGCGCTTCGTCCCATGGGCAGAACTGCAACCGGAGTTCGTGGGATTCGCTTACAGGACGGTCAGCGCGTTGTCTCGTTAATCGTGCCGCGAAGTGAGGGCGCAATTCTTACCGCAACTGAAAATGGTTTTGGTAAACGAACGCCCCTTGCTGACTATCCAGCGAAAAGTCGTGCAACCCAAGGCGTGGTTTCGATCAAAGTTTCTGACCGCAATGGTAAGGTTGTGGGTGCCGTACAGGTAGATGAGACTGACGAAATAATGCTGATTAGCGACCAGGGAACCTTGGTACGTACGCGAGTTAGCGAAGTGTCTGTTGTAGGTCGGAACACCCAGGGCGTTCGCTTGATCCGCACCGGTGAAAACGAAAAAGTGGTCGGGTTACAACGTATTGAAGAAATCGAAGAAGAAATTTTACTCGATAACGAAGAAGGCGCGGAAGATACCGCAACGGCCGAAAGCGCTGAAGATAATTTAGCAAATTCTGACGATAAGCCGACGACAGAAGAGTAG
- the ubiG gene encoding bifunctional 2-polyprenyl-6-hydroxyphenol methylase/3-demethylubiquinol 3-O-methyltransferase UbiG — translation MVNVDQKEISKFGELASRWWDPEGEFKPLHAINPLRLDYIQQHADGLFDKAVVDVGCGGGILAESMAKLGAKVTGIDMAEASLEIARLHGLESGVAVDYHCTTAESYANTHPATFDVVTCMEMLEHVPDPASVVRACAQLVKPGGHVFFSTLNRNIKSWLMGIVGAEYIMKLVPKGTHQHDRFLKPSELMGMVDATGMVTRHATGLHMNPFSRTFYLSNKNIDVNYLLHVVAP, via the coding sequence ATGGTAAATGTTGATCAAAAGGAAATCAGTAAGTTTGGTGAGTTAGCGTCCAGATGGTGGGACCCCGAAGGAGAATTTAAACCTCTTCACGCTATCAATCCTTTACGCCTGGATTACATTCAGCAACATGCCGATGGGCTATTTGATAAAGCAGTAGTGGATGTAGGTTGCGGCGGCGGTATTCTTGCGGAATCTATGGCCAAATTAGGCGCCAAAGTGACAGGTATTGATATGGCTGAAGCGTCTCTTGAAATTGCGCGTCTGCACGGGCTTGAATCTGGCGTTGCGGTTGACTATCACTGCACCACAGCAGAGTCTTACGCCAATACCCATCCAGCAACCTTTGATGTGGTAACCTGTATGGAAATGCTGGAACATGTACCCGATCCTGCGTCAGTAGTTCGTGCTTGCGCTCAATTAGTAAAACCCGGCGGCCACGTGTTTTTTTCCACCCTAAACCGGAATATCAAATCCTGGTTAATGGGGATTGTGGGAGCTGAATATATAATGAAGCTGGTTCCTAAAGGGACGCATCAGCATGATCGGTTTTTGAAACCCTCAGAGTTGATGGGTATGGTGGATGCGACGGGAATGGTGACGCGCCATGCGACAGGGTTACATATGAATCCGTTTAGCCGCACGTTCTACTTATCCAATAAAAACATCGATGTAAATTATTTGCTTCACGTAGTCGCACCCTAA